A genome region from Thalassococcus arenae includes the following:
- a CDS encoding NUDIX hydrolase: protein MTDSPDQPGPDKTAIRDAATVIVLRDRDTRPRILMGQRGSRAAFMPNKFVFPGGAVDSADAEVPFAAPLPPLCAARLRDDAAPGLVPALAAAAIRELWEETGQILGAPGAWPDAPADWQGFSERGLLPDASGLQFVFRAITPPGRPRRFDARFFLLDAEALASDPDDFDAATDELSHLQWIALDEVRHFDLPFITEVVLAEIAARATDATPPASVPFFNNTDEESLFLRLYGRPLPD from the coding sequence GTGACCGACAGCCCCGATCAGCCAGGCCCCGACAAGACCGCCATCCGCGACGCCGCGACCGTCATCGTCCTGCGCGACCGCGACACCCGCCCGCGCATCCTGATGGGCCAGCGCGGGTCGCGGGCGGCCTTCATGCCCAACAAGTTCGTCTTCCCCGGCGGCGCGGTCGACAGCGCCGACGCCGAAGTGCCCTTCGCAGCACCACTGCCGCCGCTCTGCGCCGCGCGGCTGCGTGACGATGCCGCGCCCGGCCTCGTGCCGGCGCTGGCCGCCGCGGCGATCCGCGAGCTGTGGGAGGAAACCGGCCAGATCCTCGGCGCGCCCGGTGCCTGGCCCGACGCGCCCGCCGACTGGCAGGGCTTTTCCGAACGCGGCCTGCTGCCCGACGCGTCGGGGCTGCAATTCGTGTTCCGCGCCATCACGCCGCCGGGGCGGCCGCGCCGTTTCGATGCGCGCTTCTTCCTGCTCGATGCCGAGGCGCTGGCCAGCGATCCCGACGATTTCGACGCCGCCACGGACGAGCTCAGCCACCTGCAATGGATCGCGCTCGACGAGGTCCGGCATTTCGACCTGCCCTTCATCACCGAAGTCGTGCTGGCCGAAATCGCCGCCCGCGCCACCGACGCCACGCCGCCCGCCTCCGTGCCGTTCTTCAACAACACCGACGAGGAAAGCCTGTTCCTGCGGCTCTACGGCCGGCCGCTGCCCGACTGA
- a CDS encoding LysR family transcriptional regulator has product MLMKGVTLRGLEVFEALAATGSVAGAADRTGLSLPAVSQQIRNLETALGQPLVDHGRRPMSLTPAGRSYLARVQVVLGQLRLGQSELTSMDLSHLRVLNLGVIDDFDNDLTPRLVTMLAETMTRCRFRLVTAPSHEIAAEMAAGRLHLAVAASRGEALEGVTEYPLARDPFVFVCPRGAAEREGDVAAVMRALPILRYDRAQMIGARIEAELRRHGLDFDERFEIGAHLSLMTLVARGMGWAITTPMGYMRAGRFHDRMEAHPLPWPPFARTISLYAGADWAGELPRDVARTVQLLMQEMVIAPALALLPWLDGELRLLD; this is encoded by the coding sequence ATGCTGATGAAGGGCGTGACGCTGCGCGGGCTCGAAGTGTTCGAGGCCTTGGCAGCAACGGGATCGGTGGCCGGTGCGGCGGACCGCACCGGGCTGAGCCTGCCCGCCGTGAGCCAACAGATACGGAATCTCGAAACCGCGCTGGGCCAGCCGCTGGTCGATCACGGGCGCCGCCCGATGAGCCTGACGCCGGCGGGGCGGTCCTATCTGGCGCGGGTGCAGGTGGTGCTGGGACAGCTGCGGCTGGGCCAGAGCGAGCTGACCAGCATGGATCTGAGCCATCTGCGGGTGCTGAACCTGGGCGTGATCGACGATTTCGACAACGACCTGACGCCGCGGCTGGTGACGATGCTGGCCGAGACCATGACGCGCTGCCGGTTCCGGCTGGTGACCGCGCCCAGCCACGAGATCGCCGCGGAAATGGCGGCCGGCCGGCTGCACCTGGCGGTGGCGGCGTCACGGGGCGAGGCGCTGGAGGGGGTGACGGAATACCCGCTGGCGCGCGATCCCTTCGTCTTCGTCTGCCCGCGCGGGGCGGCCGAGCGCGAGGGCGACGTGGCGGCGGTGATGCGCGCGCTGCCGATCCTGCGCTATGACCGGGCGCAGATGATCGGCGCGCGGATCGAGGCCGAGCTGCGCCGCCACGGGCTGGATTTCGACGAACGCTTCGAGATCGGCGCGCATCTGTCGCTGATGACGCTGGTGGCGCGCGGCATGGGCTGGGCGATCACCACGCCGATGGGCTACATGCGTGCCGGGCGGTTCCATGACCGCATGGAGGCGCATCCGCTGCCCTGGCCGCCCTTCGCGCGGACGATTTCGCTGTATGCCGGGGCGGATTGGGCCGGCGAGTTGCCGCGCGACGTGGCGCGGACGGTGCAGTTGCTGATGCAGGAGATGGTGATCGCGCCGGCCCTGGCGTTGCTGCCCTGGCTGGACGGCGAATTGCGGCTGCTGGATTGA
- a CDS encoding CTP synthetase gives MLPLTLVIHIFLGSTLAGCAVIAALVMGYDTATAILVAASVGFFSAFPVSWLIAKRLV, from the coding sequence ATGTTGCCGCTGACGCTCGTCATTCACATCTTCCTCGGATCCACCCTTGCCGGTTGCGCCGTGATCGCCGCGCTGGTCATGGGCTACGACACCGCGACAGCCATTCTCGTCGCTGCAAGTGTCGGATTTTTCAGCGCTTTTCCGGTATCCTGGTTGATCGCCAAGCGCCTGGTCTGA
- a CDS encoding periplasmic heavy metal sensor has product MATERDPAGKSGMALWLRLLLYASLALNLVVAGVVAGALLRGGPPPRDARDVIAPYIRALDADQSRALRRAFRSAARDGARPGAFLAGYRDVLALLRAEPFDPEAVATALERQGDAAASRQALGRRVLVQHLSGLDPAARAAFADRLEAELENIGKRRSPPRD; this is encoded by the coding sequence ATGGCGACGGAACGGGACCCGGCGGGCAAGTCCGGGATGGCGTTGTGGTTGCGGCTGCTGCTTTATGCCTCGCTGGCGCTGAACCTGGTGGTGGCCGGGGTCGTCGCCGGGGCGCTGCTGCGCGGCGGCCCGCCCCCACGCGACGCGCGGGACGTGATCGCGCCCTATATCCGGGCGCTGGATGCCGACCAGAGCCGCGCGTTGCGGCGCGCCTTTCGCAGCGCGGCACGCGACGGCGCGCGGCCCGGTGCCTTTCTGGCGGGCTATCGCGACGTGCTGGCGCTGCTGCGGGCCGAACCCTTCGATCCCGAGGCGGTCGCGACGGCCCTCGAGCGCCAGGGCGATGCGGCGGCATCGCGGCAGGCTCTGGGCCGCCGGGTTCTGGTGCAGCACCTCAGCGGGCTGGACCCGGCCGCGCGGGCGGCCTTTGCCGACCGGCTGGAGGCGGAACTGGAGAACATCGGCAAGCGCCGTTCGCCGCCGCGCGACTGA
- a CDS encoding DUF983 domain-containing protein, producing the protein MIKNLPRETWPSVWRGWRRRCPNCGSGPMMAGYLKVQKSCPVCREELHHHRADDGPAYLTILLVGHVMAPLLLFVFTTWRPDPLILFTIFAVGCVALSLYLLPRLKGAIVGFQWARGMHGFAH; encoded by the coding sequence ATGATCAAGAACCTTCCCCGAGAAACCTGGCCATCCGTGTGGCGCGGATGGCGCCGACGGTGCCCGAATTGCGGGTCCGGCCCGATGATGGCGGGCTATCTCAAGGTGCAGAAATCCTGTCCGGTCTGCCGCGAGGAACTGCACCACCACCGCGCCGATGACGGGCCCGCCTACCTGACCATCCTGCTGGTCGGCCACGTGATGGCGCCGCTTCTGCTGTTCGTGTTCACCACCTGGCGGCCGGATCCGCTGATCCTGTTCACCATCTTCGCGGTTGGCTGCGTCGCCCTGTCGCTTTATCTGTTACCCCGACTGAAGGGGGCGATCGTCGGTTTCCAGTGGGCACGCGGAATGCACGGTTTCGCGCACTAG
- a CDS encoding arginine transporter translates to MRTAGLLLTALVFLAACGGNRVDRYAGGAAVQFSSGPISKACLGSGRKAANGRLCGCIQGVANRSLSGGDQRMAAKFFSDPHRAQEIRQSDNRSHEAFWQRYKAFAAQSEQICSGL, encoded by the coding sequence ATGCGCACAGCGGGACTTCTTCTGACGGCATTGGTGTTTCTGGCGGCGTGCGGGGGCAACCGGGTCGACCGGTATGCCGGCGGCGCGGCGGTGCAGTTTTCCAGCGGGCCGATTTCCAAGGCCTGCCTGGGCAGCGGGCGCAAGGCGGCGAACGGGCGGCTGTGCGGCTGCATCCAGGGCGTGGCGAACCGGTCGCTGTCGGGCGGCGATCAGCGCATGGCGGCGAAATTCTTTTCCGATCCGCACCGCGCCCAGGAAATCCGCCAGTCCGACAACCGCAGCCACGAGGCGTTCTGGCAGCGCTACAAGGCCTTCGCGGCGCAATCCGAACAGATCTGCAGCGGCCTCTGA
- a CDS encoding diguanylate cyclase gives MSGRILIADGVATNRIVLRVRLASAFYTVEQAVDGRSAFDAMRRNRPDLVLCSSDLPDMTGRQFCNRLRATAAGADLPVVLLLEADDAAARRDALSAGADDVICRPVDELVLLARIRALLRARDAEAELRLRDDTRRALGLAEDPAPFAAPASVTLVPVGPGLDIDALLDRLGRVTPHRIAHRDPEQVLRDGGPVPDVFVLAEAPGPGGAALPLLSQLRSDTRTRHAAIVYVAQPGQREHAAAALDIGASDLMSNGLDAQELALRLAKQVARKRTADRLRADMQDGLRAAVIDPLTGIYNRRYALPHLGRLAEQAKQKGRSYALLSADLDHFKQINDGFGHPAGDAVLGDVARRLRDNLRAADMVARIGGEEFLVAMPDTSQAAAMRTAQRLRRLVADNPVELADGRVIPVTISIGVAIGAPDAATSPTALLDASDRALYAAKRQGRDTVVLADNLAALPRRRKDRAESDGARTKPARALRGTG, from the coding sequence ATGTCAGGACGGATTCTCATCGCTGACGGCGTTGCGACCAACCGGATCGTTCTGCGTGTCAGGCTGGCTTCGGCCTTCTACACCGTCGAACAGGCGGTGGACGGCCGCAGCGCGTTCGATGCCATGCGCAGGAACCGCCCCGATCTCGTGCTGTGTTCGTCGGACCTGCCCGACATGACCGGCCGGCAATTCTGCAACCGGCTGCGGGCCACGGCGGCGGGTGCCGACCTGCCCGTGGTCCTTCTGCTGGAAGCCGACGATGCGGCGGCACGGCGCGACGCGCTGTCCGCCGGCGCCGATGACGTGATCTGCCGCCCGGTCGACGAACTGGTCCTGCTGGCCCGCATCCGCGCCCTGTTGCGCGCCCGCGATGCCGAGGCCGAGCTGCGGTTGCGCGACGACACCCGCCGGGCGCTCGGCCTTGCAGAAGACCCGGCGCCCTTCGCCGCCCCCGCCAGCGTCACCCTGGTGCCCGTCGGTCCGGGGCTGGATATCGATGCCCTGCTCGACCGGCTGGGCCGGGTCACGCCGCACCGCATCGCCCACCGCGATCCCGAACAGGTGTTGCGCGATGGCGGGCCGGTGCCGGATGTCTTCGTTCTGGCCGAAGCGCCGGGACCGGGCGGCGCGGCGCTGCCGCTGCTGTCGCAGCTGCGCTCCGACACCCGGACGCGGCACGCCGCCATCGTCTATGTCGCCCAGCCCGGCCAGCGCGAACATGCCGCCGCGGCGCTGGATATCGGCGCCAGCGACCTGATGTCGAACGGCCTGGACGCGCAGGAACTGGCGCTGCGCCTGGCCAAGCAGGTGGCGCGAAAGCGCACCGCCGACCGCCTGCGCGCCGACATGCAGGACGGTCTGCGGGCCGCGGTGATCGACCCGCTCACCGGGATCTACAACCGCCGTTACGCGCTGCCGCATCTGGGGCGGCTGGCCGAACAGGCGAAACAGAAGGGCCGCAGCTATGCGTTGCTGTCGGCCGACCTGGACCATTTCAAGCAGATCAACGACGGCTTCGGCCATCCCGCGGGCGACGCCGTTCTCGGCGATGTCGCGCGGCGGCTGCGCGACAACCTGCGTGCCGCCGACATGGTCGCCCGCATCGGCGGCGAGGAATTCCTGGTCGCGATGCCCGATACCAGCCAGGCGGCGGCGATGCGCACCGCGCAGCGGCTGCGCCGGCTGGTGGCGGACAACCCGGTCGAACTGGCCGATGGCCGGGTCATCCCGGTGACGATCAGCATCGGCGTCGCGATCGGTGCGCCGGATGCCGCGACCTCGCCCACGGCCCTGCTCGACGCGTCGGACCGCGCGCTTTATGCGGCCAAGCGGCAGGGGCGCGACACGGTGGTGCTGGCCGACAACCTCGCCGCCCTGCCCCGGCGACGCAAGGACCGCGCCGAATCCGACGGCGCAAGGACCAAACCCGCCCGCGCCCTGCGCGGCACCGGCTGA
- a CDS encoding cytochrome b, translating into MRRGYSLTQIRLHWAVMVLVALQYLLHEPMSDAFDRLVETGQAQPTALVALHVFGGFVIFVLTLVRLAIRRARGAPPPPEGEPELFRLAGIVAHQAFYVFLIALPVTGAFAWFRGDETAGDIHEILRALLLALIALHVAAVVVHQFVWKTGVLDRMRHPAE; encoded by the coding sequence ATGCGACGGGGGTACTCGCTGACACAAATTCGCCTTCACTGGGCGGTGATGGTGCTGGTCGCACTTCAATACCTTCTGCACGAACCGATGTCGGATGCGTTCGACCGGCTGGTCGAGACCGGGCAGGCACAGCCGACGGCGCTGGTCGCGCTGCACGTCTTCGGAGGGTTCGTGATCTTCGTGCTGACGCTGGTCCGGCTGGCGATCCGGCGCGCCCGTGGCGCACCGCCGCCGCCCGAAGGCGAACCCGAGTTGTTCCGCCTGGCCGGGATCGTGGCGCATCAGGCCTTCTACGTGTTCCTGATCGCCCTGCCCGTCACCGGCGCGTTCGCCTGGTTCCGCGGCGATGAAACGGCGGGCGACATCCACGAGATCCTGCGCGCCCTGCTGCTTGCGCTGATCGCCCTGCATGTCGCAGCCGTTGTGGTGCATCAATTCGTCTGGAAAACCGGTGTTCTGGACCGGATGCGCCACCCTGCGGAATGA
- a CDS encoding alpha/beta fold hydrolase → MLNTLTHGTATQAPPLLIVHGLYGSARNWGVIAKRLSDERQVIAVDLRNHGDSPWTDSHSYPDMAADLAEVIAAQGGRADVVGHSMGGKAAMVLALAHPETVNRLVVADIAPVAYTHSQIQFIEAMRAVDLSRVEKRSDASAQLAALVDDPTLQAFFTQSLDLKARRWKLNLDTLAAEMPAILGFPDISGQFDGPALFLSGARSDYVQPEHRPAIRALFPRARFARITGAGHWLHAEKPREFEASVRAFLNAPDRASRASE, encoded by the coding sequence ATGCTGAACACCCTGACCCACGGCACCGCCACCCAAGCGCCGCCCCTTCTGATCGTGCACGGCCTCTACGGCTCGGCCCGCAACTGGGGCGTGATCGCCAAGCGGCTGTCCGACGAACGCCAGGTCATCGCCGTCGACCTGCGCAACCACGGCGACAGCCCCTGGACCGACAGCCACAGCTATCCCGACATGGCCGCCGATCTGGCCGAGGTGATCGCCGCGCAGGGCGGCCGCGCCGACGTGGTGGGCCATTCGATGGGCGGCAAGGCGGCGATGGTGCTGGCGCTGGCCCACCCCGAGACCGTCAATCGTCTGGTGGTCGCCGATATCGCCCCGGTCGCCTACACCCATTCGCAGATCCAGTTCATCGAGGCGATGCGCGCCGTCGACCTGTCGCGCGTGGAAAAACGCTCCGACGCCTCGGCGCAGCTGGCGGCACTGGTCGACGACCCGACCCTGCAGGCCTTCTTCACCCAGTCGCTCGACCTCAAGGCGCGGCGCTGGAAGCTCAACCTCGACACGCTGGCCGCCGAGATGCCGGCGATCCTGGGCTTTCCCGACATCTCGGGCCAGTTCGACGGCCCCGCCCTGTTCCTCTCCGGGGCCCGGTCCGACTACGTCCAGCCCGAACACCGCCCGGCGATCCGCGCGCTGTTCCCGCGCGCGCGCTTTGCCCGGATCACCGGCGCCGGGCATTGGCTGCACGCCGAAAAGCCGCGCGAATTCGAAGCCTCGGTCCGCGCCTTCCTCAACGCGCCCGACCGCGCCAGCCGCGCTTCGGAGTGA
- a CDS encoding helix-turn-helix domain-containing protein: MDWKQIDFSLSYEEIFAQIRARERQLILKDIERLDAITEQLEAEDLFNHAEFKKLRRRIGSQQDWADVVGVSAATIGNYERSQTYPNKSTRKSIIVALKNFRKQLEENLDTGNVPFAKKDEKLDVDIKEAKTTLDKSILDASLTDFKFDSENQKVIPVAFEFDEIKTEIAQIEQARSDLIEALGHQADRIAKNLSDGVNANVNRIVQALHDYQGETRRTRPNPRILLRAGNLISRSASNDDISFAISDFDQAALDEFSDDHRELMRLYYREALAKAQRVSDIEIDPDDAVDIDKDFDAVADELDKVRTQDGEPVFSEAITTLLRDISAEIREYKETEILTSDAERKSVIKKRRGEAIKNGSILVGRILIFVSFVTIVDPMVALTTAGSIASIVSVIQNESPGTVRRYYEKLREKLPFLPRYPSKK, translated from the coding sequence GTGGATTGGAAACAGATAGACTTCAGCCTGTCCTATGAGGAAATTTTTGCACAAATTCGCGCTCGCGAAAGGCAACTCATATTGAAGGATATTGAGCGACTAGACGCGATTACGGAGCAACTGGAAGCCGAAGATCTGTTTAACCATGCTGAATTTAAAAAACTACGCCGACGAATTGGAAGTCAACAAGATTGGGCAGATGTTGTGGGGGTTTCCGCTGCTACAATCGGAAACTATGAACGCAGTCAAACATATCCGAATAAGTCAACCAGAAAGTCAATTATTGTTGCATTAAAGAATTTTAGAAAGCAACTTGAAGAGAATCTTGACACCGGGAACGTACCATTCGCCAAGAAAGACGAGAAGCTTGACGTTGACATAAAGGAAGCAAAGACCACTTTAGACAAATCGATACTTGACGCTTCACTGACGGACTTCAAGTTTGACAGCGAGAATCAAAAAGTAATCCCTGTTGCATTTGAATTTGACGAGATAAAAACGGAAATAGCGCAGATTGAGCAGGCGAGAAGCGATCTTATTGAAGCGCTGGGACATCAAGCAGATCGAATTGCGAAAAATTTGTCAGATGGCGTCAACGCAAATGTGAACAGAATAGTCCAGGCCCTTCACGATTACCAAGGAGAAACTCGCAGAACTCGACCGAATCCAAGAATCCTATTACGTGCAGGAAACCTCATATCAAGAAGCGCTTCAAATGATGATATATCATTTGCTATATCGGATTTCGATCAAGCAGCTCTTGATGAGTTTAGCGATGATCATCGAGAATTGATGCGCCTTTACTACCGGGAAGCCTTGGCGAAAGCTCAAAGAGTTTCCGATATCGAGATCGATCCCGATGACGCCGTTGATATTGACAAGGACTTCGACGCTGTCGCCGATGAATTAGACAAAGTTCGAACACAAGATGGCGAACCAGTGTTTTCAGAGGCAATAACGACACTTCTCCGCGATATATCAGCCGAAATACGAGAGTACAAAGAGACCGAGATTTTGACAAGCGACGCAGAGCGCAAGTCAGTCATAAAAAAGCGACGCGGCGAAGCAATCAAAAACGGATCAATACTTGTCGGGCGTATATTGATCTTTGTAAGTTTCGTTACTATCGTGGACCCAATGGTAGCATTGACAACTGCGGGTAGCATCGCTTCGATTGTAAGCGTAATACAGAATGAGAGCCCAGGAACAGTCCGGCGTTACTATGAGAAGCTAAGAGAAAAGCTGCCTTTTCTACCAAGGTATCCGTCGAAGAAATGA
- the lepA gene encoding translation elongation factor 4: protein MTIPLSRIRNFSIVAHIDHGKSTLADRLIQLTGTVAERDMKEQMLDAMDIERERGITIKANTVRIEYPAKDGQTYILNLIDTPGHVDFAYEVSRSMRAVEGSLLVVDATQGVEAQTLANVYTAIDADHEIVPVLNKIDLPASEPERVKEQIEDVIGIDASEACLISAKTGVGIPDVLEAIVTRLPAPKSGDPDAPLKAMLVDSWYDSYLGVVVLVRIMDGTLRRGDNIRMMRTGGKYGVDRLAVLKPAMTDVQELGPGEIGVLTASIKQVRDTRVGDTITHEKKGATEPLPGFKPSVPVVFCGLFPVDSSEFEDLRDAIEKLALNDASFTFEMETSAALGFGFRCGFLGLLHLEVVRDRIEREYDIELITTAPSVIYHVFMKDGEKIDLHNPADMPDPSKIDHIEEPRIKATILVPDEYLGDVLKLCQDRRGIQLDLTYAGARAMVVYDLPLNEVVFDFYDRLKSVTKGYASFDYQLQGYREDNLVKMQILVNDEPVDALSMMVHRDRAEMRGRAMCEKLKDLIPRHMFKIPIQAAIGGKVIARETLSALRKDVTAKCYGGDATRKKKLLEKQKAGKKKMRQFGKVDIPQEAFISALKMDS, encoded by the coding sequence ATGACCATACCCCTGTCCCGCATCCGCAACTTCTCCATCGTCGCCCATATCGACCACGGGAAATCCACCCTGGCCGACCGGCTGATCCAGCTCACCGGAACGGTCGCCGAACGCGACATGAAGGAACAGATGCTCGACGCCATGGATATCGAGCGCGAGCGCGGCATCACCATCAAGGCCAACACCGTCCGCATCGAATACCCCGCCAAGGACGGGCAGACCTATATCCTCAACCTCATCGACACGCCCGGCCATGTCGATTTCGCCTACGAGGTCAGCCGTTCGATGCGCGCGGTCGAAGGCTCGCTGCTGGTGGTCGACGCCACCCAGGGGGTCGAGGCGCAGACGCTGGCCAATGTCTACACCGCCATCGACGCCGATCACGAGATCGTCCCGGTGCTCAACAAGATCGACCTGCCCGCCTCGGAACCCGAGCGCGTCAAGGAACAGATCGAGGACGTCATCGGCATCGACGCCTCCGAGGCCTGCCTGATTTCCGCCAAGACCGGCGTCGGCATTCCCGACGTGCTCGAGGCCATCGTCACCCGCCTGCCCGCGCCGAAATCCGGCGACCCCGACGCACCGCTCAAGGCGATGCTGGTGGACAGCTGGTATGACAGCTATCTCGGCGTCGTCGTGCTGGTCCGCATCATGGACGGCACCCTGCGCCGCGGCGACAACATCCGCATGATGCGCACCGGCGGCAAATACGGCGTCGACCGGCTCGCCGTGCTGAAACCCGCCATGACCGACGTCCAGGAACTGGGCCCGGGCGAGATCGGCGTGCTCACCGCCTCGATCAAGCAGGTCCGCGACACCCGCGTCGGCGACACCATCACGCACGAGAAAAAGGGCGCGACCGAACCGCTGCCGGGCTTCAAGCCCTCGGTCCCGGTGGTGTTCTGCGGCCTCTTCCCCGTCGACAGTTCCGAATTCGAGGACCTGCGCGACGCGATCGAGAAGCTCGCCCTCAACGACGCCTCCTTCACCTTCGAGATGGAGACCTCGGCCGCGCTCGGCTTCGGCTTCCGCTGCGGGTTCCTGGGCCTGCTGCATCTCGAGGTCGTCCGCGACCGGATCGAGCGCGAATACGATATCGAGCTCATCACCACCGCGCCCAGCGTGATCTACCACGTCTTCATGAAGGACGGCGAAAAGATCGACCTGCACAACCCCGCCGACATGCCCGACCCGTCGAAAATCGACCATATCGAGGAGCCGCGCATCAAGGCCACGATCCTGGTGCCCGACGAATACCTGGGCGACGTGCTGAAACTCTGCCAGGACCGCCGCGGCATCCAGCTCGACCTCACCTATGCCGGCGCCCGCGCCATGGTGGTCTACGACCTGCCGCTGAACGAGGTGGTCTTCGACTTCTACGACCGGCTGAAATCGGTGACCAAGGGCTATGCCAGCTTCGACTACCAGCTACAGGGCTACCGCGAGGACAACCTCGTCAAGATGCAGATCCTGGTGAACGACGAACCGGTCGACGCGCTGTCGATGATGGTCCACCGCGACCGCGCCGAGATGCGCGGCCGGGCGATGTGCGAGAAACTCAAGGATCTCATCCCCCGCCACATGTTCAAGATCCCGATCCAGGCCGCCATCGGCGGCAAGGTCATCGCCCGCGAGACACTGTCGGCGCTCCGCAAGGACGTCACCGCCAAATGCTATGGCGGCGACGCGACGCGCAAGAAGAAGCTGCTGGAAAAGCAGAAGGCCGGGAAGAAGAAGATGCGGCAGTTCGGCAAGGTGGATATCCCGCAAGAGGCGTTTATTTCCGCGCTGAAAATGGACAGCTGA
- a CDS encoding RNA polymerase sigma factor encodes MPLDAMTGRDDDELLARYAAGDAEAARVLTARLGPPVFAHAMRMLGGDRAEAEDVTQEAMLRLWRAAPGWDAGGAKPRTWLYTVTANLCIDRLRRRRGGMADIDAVPEPADGAPSAVAGLQRAERAAALQAALDELPDRQRQAVVLRHIEGLGNPEIAGIMDMSVRAVESLIARGKRALEERLLGRRAELGIDGDDG; translated from the coding sequence ATGCCTCTTGACGCCATGACCGGCCGCGACGACGACGAGTTGCTGGCGCGCTACGCGGCCGGGGATGCCGAGGCCGCGCGGGTGCTGACCGCCCGGCTGGGGCCGCCGGTCTTCGCCCATGCGATGCGGATGCTGGGCGGCGACCGGGCCGAGGCCGAGGATGTCACGCAGGAGGCGATGCTGCGGCTGTGGCGCGCCGCGCCGGGTTGGGATGCCGGCGGCGCCAAGCCGCGGACCTGGCTTTACACGGTGACGGCGAACCTGTGCATCGACCGCTTGCGCCGCCGCCGCGGCGGCATGGCCGATATCGATGCGGTGCCGGAACCGGCGGACGGCGCGCCGTCCGCGGTGGCGGGATTGCAGCGGGCCGAACGGGCCGCGGCGTTGCAGGCGGCGCTGGATGAGCTGCCGGACCGCCAGCGCCAGGCGGTGGTGCTGCGCCATATCGAGGGGCTCGGCAATCCCGAGATCGCCGGGATCATGGACATGAGCGTGCGGGCGGTGGAAAGTCTGATCGCGCGCGGCAAACGGGCATTGGAAGAGCGGCTGCTGGGGCGCCGCGCGGAACTGGGGATCGATGGCGATGACGGATGA
- a CDS encoding low molecular weight protein-tyrosine-phosphatase, protein MAHRILFVCLGNICRSPTAEAVLRRMARARDMALDIDSAGTGDWHIGKPPYGPMQDAARARGYDLSALRARQVGTDDFHRFDTILAMDADNIAGLARIAPDGLRDKPRLFTDFAPDTGADHVPDPYFTRDFEAALNLIEACAAGFLDHLERRR, encoded by the coding sequence ATGGCGCATCGTATCCTGTTCGTCTGCCTGGGCAATATCTGCCGGTCGCCGACCGCCGAGGCGGTCTTGCGAAGAATGGCCCGGGCGCGGGACATGGCGCTGGACATCGACAGCGCCGGCACCGGCGATTGGCATATCGGCAAGCCGCCATATGGCCCGATGCAGGACGCCGCCCGGGCACGCGGATACGATCTATCGGCCCTGCGCGCGCGCCAGGTCGGGACCGACGACTTTCATCGCTTCGACACGATCCTGGCGATGGACGCCGACAACATCGCCGGTCTGGCCCGCATCGCACCCGACGGATTGCGGGACAAGCCGCGGTTGTTCACCGATTTCGCGCCGGATACGGGCGCCGATCACGTGCCCGACCCGTATTTCACTCGCGATTTCGAAGCGGCGCTGAACTTGATCGAAGCGTGTGCGGCGGGGTTCCTCGATCATCTCGAACGCCGTCGCTGA
- a CDS encoding EF-hand domain-containing protein → MTRKTPFAIAMASAVIVALGAGAVAAKPGPGGRGDMDRATLFERFDTDGDGRITRAEIDAAHAARFAAADADGDGLLNAEELQAMADARREARRAEQFERMIDRMDANEDGKLSAEELAARGETRMFDRLDANDDGVITQAEADAMRKMGRDHRGDGRRDR, encoded by the coding sequence ATGACCAGGAAAACACCTTTTGCCATCGCAATGGCCAGTGCCGTGATCGTCGCGTTGGGCGCGGGCGCCGTCGCCGCCAAGCCCGGGCCGGGGGGCCGCGGCGACATGGATCGCGCTACGCTGTTCGAGCGGTTCGACACCGATGGCGACGGCCGCATCACCCGGGCCGAGATCGACGCCGCCCATGCCGCGCGCTTTGCCGCGGCGGATGCCGATGGCGACGGGCTGCTGAACGCCGAGGAGTTGCAGGCGATGGCCGACGCGCGGCGCGAAGCCCGCCGTGCGGAGCAGTTCGAGCGGATGATCGACCGCATGGATGCCAACGAGGACGGCAAGCTGTCGGCCGAGGAACTGGCGGCGCGCGGCGAGACCCGGATGTTCGACCGGCTGGATGCCAACGACGACGGCGTGATCACCCAGGCCGAGGCCGATGCGATGCGCAAGATGGGGCGCGACCATCGCGGTGACGGCCGGCGCGACCGGTAG